In Anabaena sphaerica FACHB-251, a genomic segment contains:
- a CDS encoding DUF433 domain-containing protein, which translates to MLRKITQIPGQCGGRPCIRGMRIRVSDILEMLAENVSINEILEDFPDLEIEDIQACLIFAARRTDFVRLTS; encoded by the coding sequence ATATTACGAAAAATCACACAAATACCTGGTCAATGTGGAGGTCGTCCTTGCATTCGGGGAATGAGAATTAGAGTTAGCGACATTTTAGAAATGTTAGCAGAAAATGTTAGTATAAATGAAATTTTAGAAGACTTTCCTGATTTAGAAATAGAGGACATTCAGGCTTGTTTAATATTTGCAGCAAGACGCACTGATTTTGTTAGATTAACATCATGA
- a CDS encoding alcohol dehydrogenase catalytic domain-containing protein has product MKAQVFRGVNQLSYEEIPVPTLEADEVLVQVRVVGLCQSDIKKIRYPLYEPPRIFGHETAGTIASVGANVKGWTVGQRVAVMHHIPCMRCAYCLNDNFSMCDVYKNISTTAGFNASGGGFAEYVKVPGHIVQNGGLIPIPDNISFEEASFVEPTNCCLKAVKKAQIAPGQTVLVTGAGPIGLMFIMLVKYLGARAIATDLLPSRIEKALNVGAEAAFDARDPNLPAKIQALTGGMGVDVTLLAVPSDKAFFQALDCTRKGGKILFFAEFPDELEIPINPNILYRREIDLMGSYSSSYRLQSLSADIVFNRRIDVKALISDRYPLENLSQAVNQAIAPTPETYKILIYP; this is encoded by the coding sequence GTGAAAGCACAAGTATTTAGAGGCGTAAATCAATTATCCTACGAAGAAATCCCAGTTCCTACCCTAGAAGCGGATGAAGTGCTAGTACAGGTGCGGGTTGTGGGTTTGTGTCAGTCAGATATTAAAAAGATTCGCTATCCCCTGTATGAACCACCACGCATATTTGGACACGAAACCGCTGGAACGATCGCATCTGTAGGTGCTAATGTGAAAGGATGGACAGTAGGACAACGGGTAGCGGTGATGCACCATATACCATGTATGCGTTGCGCCTACTGCTTAAATGATAATTTCTCCATGTGCGATGTTTATAAGAATATCTCCACTACCGCAGGTTTTAACGCCAGTGGTGGCGGTTTTGCAGAGTATGTGAAAGTACCAGGTCATATTGTGCAGAATGGAGGCTTAATTCCCATCCCCGATAATATCAGTTTTGAAGAAGCGAGTTTTGTTGAACCGACCAACTGCTGTTTAAAAGCCGTTAAAAAAGCCCAAATTGCACCAGGACAAACAGTATTAGTAACTGGTGCTGGTCCTATTGGGTTAATGTTTATTATGTTGGTGAAGTATTTAGGTGCAAGAGCGATCGCTACAGACCTCTTACCATCTAGAATTGAAAAAGCTTTAAATGTGGGAGCAGAAGCAGCTTTTGATGCTCGTGATCCTAATTTACCCGCAAAAATTCAAGCTTTAACTGGAGGAATGGGTGTTGATGTCACCTTGTTAGCAGTACCCAGTGATAAAGCCTTCTTCCAAGCATTAGACTGTACCCGCAAAGGTGGAAAAATCCTCTTTTTCGCCGAGTTTCCCGATGAATTAGAAATTCCCATCAACCCAAATATTCTTTATCGTCGAGAAATAGACTTAATGGGTAGTTATAGTTCATCTTACCGTCTGCAAAGTCTATCTGCGGATATAGTCTTTAATCGTCGCATTGATGTCAAAGCCTTGATTAGCGATCGCTATCCTTTAGAAAATTTATCACAAGCTGTAAACCAAGCGATCGCACCCACGCCCGAAAC